Proteins encoded by one window of Taeniopygia guttata chromosome 1A, bTaeGut7.mat, whole genome shotgun sequence:
- the FAM3C gene encoding protein FAM3C: MRIAGAAKLVVVIAIFLLTFYVISQVFEIKMDANLGHIFARSALDAAARSTKPPRYKCGISKACPEKHFAFKMSSGAANVVGPKICVEDNVLMSGVKNNVGRGINMALVNGKTGELLDTKFFDMWGGDVAPLIEFLKTIQDGTIVLMATYDDGATKLNEEARKLIAELGSTSIANLGFRDNWVFCGGKGIKTKSPFEQHIKNNKDTNKYEGWPEVVEMEGCIPQKQD; this comes from the exons ATGAGAATAGCAG GTGCTGCAAAGTTGGTAGTAGTCAtagcaatatttttattgactTTTTATGTCATATCTCAagtgtttgaaataaaaatggatgCAAACTTAGGACACATATTTG ctAGATCAGCATTGGATGCAGCTGCACGCT cTACAAAACCTCCAAGATACAAGTGTGGGATCTCTAAAGCTTGTCCTGAAAAGCATTTTGCATTCAAAATGTCAAGTGGAGCAGCAAATGTAGTTGGACCTAAAATTTGTGTAGAGGATAATGT TTTAATGAGTGGAGTAAAAAATAACGTTGGCAGAGGAATAAATATGGCCTTGGTCAATG gTAAAACAGGAGAATTATTAGATACCAAGTTCTTTGACATGTGGGGAGGAG atGTGGCACCACTTATTGAATTTCTGAAGACCATCCAGGATGGAACAATTGTGTTAATGGCAACATATGATGATGGTGCGACCAA GCTTAATGAGGAAGCACGGAAACTGATCGCTGAATTAGGAAGCACATCCATTGCAAACCTTGGCTTCAGAGACAACTGGGTCTTCTGCGGCGGTAAAGGAATTAAGACTAAAAGTCCATTTGAACAG CATATAAAGAATAACAAGGACACAAACAAGTATGAAGGCTGGCCAGAAGTTGTTGAGATGGAAGGCTGTATCCCTCAGAAGCAAGactaa